From Chloroflexota bacterium, one genomic window encodes:
- a CDS encoding TRAP transporter substrate-binding protein codes for MHKKRILALVALVALVSGLIGACAAPAPAPAPAPAPAPAAPAEVFEWKVQSAFGVGSWDYLSGERAVQRIEEQSLGRIKIQYLAPGTIVAAFEQADAVNDGVLDGSIAWSGYWVGKDNAFTLFASCAGGPFGMDTWDHTGWMFFGGGYELYRELFQELGYTNIMPFIVKGEFPEPLGWFPKPLEKWEDLAGYKMRVAGMAAEVFKEAGVSVMTVPGGEILPNLEKGVLDASEYSDPHSDMLLGIADVLKFYHAPGVHQPTGYVELGINRARFEALPADLQKLVESVCNEMLLKSTIEEYVLGQWALNELITKHGVTLVKSPDEILEKLLDAWDVVAAREAAKNPRFAKIFESQRDWASKIVPYRGIFFKDYSFTADHYWK; via the coding sequence GTGCATAAGAAACGAATATTGGCTTTGGTTGCATTGGTCGCATTAGTAAGCGGGTTGATTGGTGCTTGTGCAGCTCCGGCACCAGCGCCTGCCCCAGCACCGGCACCTGCTCCAGCCGCGCCCGCCGAGGTTTTTGAGTGGAAAGTACAGAGTGCCTTTGGCGTTGGCAGCTGGGATTATCTATCAGGAGAGAGAGCCGTACAGAGGATAGAAGAGCAGAGCTTGGGCCGGATAAAGATACAATACCTGGCTCCGGGGACGATAGTCGCCGCCTTCGAGCAGGCTGACGCTGTTAATGACGGCGTTCTGGACGGATCTATTGCCTGGTCCGGTTACTGGGTGGGCAAAGATAACGCCTTCACCCTGTTTGCTTCTTGCGCCGGTGGTCCTTTCGGCATGGACACCTGGGACCATACCGGATGGATGTTCTTCGGCGGTGGCTATGAGCTATACCGGGAGCTTTTTCAAGAGCTGGGCTATACGAATATTATGCCCTTTATCGTGAAGGGAGAGTTCCCAGAGCCGCTGGGCTGGTTCCCGAAGCCATTGGAGAAGTGGGAGGACCTCGCCGGGTATAAAATGCGGGTAGCTGGCATGGCCGCCGAGGTCTTTAAAGAGGCCGGCGTGTCAGTAATGACTGTGCCCGGGGGCGAGATACTTCCCAACTTGGAAAAGGGCGTACTTGATGCCTCTGAATACAGCGACCCTCACAGCGACATGCTGTTGGGCATCGCCGACGTTCTCAAGTTCTACCATGCCCCTGGGGTCCACCAGCCAACCGGGTATGTGGAACTGGGAATCAACAGAGCGCGCTTTGAGGCGCTACCTGCGGACCTTCAGAAGTTGGTCGAATCAGTCTGCAACGAGATGTTGCTGAAGAGCACCATCGAAGAGTATGTCTTGGGCCAGTGGGCTTTGAATGAGCTTATTACCAAGCATGGTGTTACTTTGGTTAAGTCACCAGATGAGATATTGGAGAAGCTTCTGGACGCCTGGGACGTGGTAGCTGCACGAGAAGCCGCCAAGAACCCCCGCTTTGCCAAGATTTTTGAGTCGCAGCGTGATTGGGCCTCGAAGATTGTTCCCTACAGGGGAATTTTCTTTAAGGACTACTCGTTCACTGCTGACCATTACTGGAAGTAA
- a CDS encoding TRAP transporter small permease subunit — MRLFLKFIDKTSETVGKLFAWLIVFLVVGLMYEVIARYVFNAPTIWAYDLTYMIYGAHFMMGAAYLLYARGYVRIDVFYRFLPPRWQGGLDAFLFLVLLFPVMAVLLYKGIPYVAFSWSLHETSTAGAWSPPIYPLKTVLPVALILLTLQGIAEFIRSLGLAIRGKEYGV, encoded by the coding sequence TTGCGCCTTTTCTTAAAATTTATTGATAAGACGAGTGAGACGGTGGGTAAGCTTTTTGCCTGGCTCATTGTCTTTCTGGTCGTGGGATTAATGTACGAGGTGATAGCCAGATATGTCTTTAATGCCCCGACCATCTGGGCTTACGACCTAACCTACATGATTTACGGGGCCCACTTCATGATGGGAGCTGCTTACCTGCTTTACGCCAGGGGATACGTCAGGATAGACGTCTTTTACCGGTTCCTGCCACCGCGCTGGCAGGGGGGCCTTGATGCTTTTCTGTTCCTGGTGCTCCTTTTCCCGGTGATGGCAGTGTTACTTTACAAAGGGATACCTTATGTCGCCTTCTCCTGGTCGCTGCATGAGACAAGTACGGCTGGTGCCTGGAGTCCGCCGATTTATCCCCTGAAGACGGTATTGCCGGTGGCGCTTATTTTATTAACGCTTCAGGGCATTGCTGAATTCATTCGCAGCCTGGGCCTGGCTATAAGGGGGAAAGAGTATGGAGTCTGA
- a CDS encoding TRAP transporter large permease subunit yields the protein MESETLALLMFVAVMIGIFSGFHVAFVLAGIALIFGFIGWGQVVFSQMVSRTIWVMLNDALPAVPLFVFMGCVMERAGIAERAFGILQVAFGPLRGSIALATVFLCTLFAAGTGIVGAPVTVMGMLALPAMMKRGYDVPLATGSILAGGTLGILIPPSIMLILYGPLAGLSVARLFTAGIMPGLVLSGLYLTYIIIRCYIQPKAGPSLPSEERAMPILKLIFSVVIDMVPFFLIIVAVLGSIIMGLAAPVEAAAVGATCGALLAIVYRRFSLQGLKESVYATIKISSMVLIIAVGASIFCGVFLALGGGDVITRLLLGLPFGPYGVLAVIMFIIFLMGFLIDWIAILLIFIPILAPIIPTLGFDPLWFALVFAVNLQTSFLTPPFAVSIYYLKGVAPPEVQLTEIFKGVIPFVALQLIGLALVIIFPQIILWLPGIVYG from the coding sequence ATGGAGTCTGAAACTCTTGCCCTGTTGATGTTTGTCGCCGTTATGATTGGCATCTTTTCCGGGTTTCACGTTGCTTTTGTCCTTGCTGGTATTGCGCTGATATTTGGCTTCATCGGCTGGGGGCAAGTGGTTTTTAGCCAGATGGTCTCCCGTACTATCTGGGTAATGCTGAATGATGCCTTACCCGCCGTCCCGCTGTTTGTCTTTATGGGATGTGTCATGGAACGGGCCGGTATTGCCGAAAGGGCTTTCGGTATCTTACAGGTGGCTTTTGGGCCGCTAAGAGGGTCAATAGCCCTGGCCACCGTTTTTCTGTGCACCCTGTTTGCCGCCGGCACCGGGATAGTTGGTGCCCCGGTTACAGTTATGGGTATGCTGGCTCTCCCGGCCATGATGAAGCGTGGCTATGACGTACCATTAGCCACGGGCAGCATCTTGGCTGGCGGGACTCTGGGTATCCTTATCCCACCGAGCATAATGCTCATTTTATACGGACCTTTAGCTGGTCTATCGGTAGCCAGGCTGTTTACCGCCGGTATAATGCCCGGCTTGGTGCTATCAGGCCTGTACTTAACTTATATTATCATCAGATGCTATATTCAACCGAAGGCTGGTCCGAGTTTGCCGTCCGAGGAAAGGGCAATGCCAATACTTAAGCTGATTTTTTCTGTGGTCATCGATATGGTGCCGTTTTTCCTCATTATTGTGGCCGTTCTGGGGTCAATCATCATGGGGCTGGCGGCTCCAGTTGAAGCTGCAGCAGTCGGCGCTACCTGTGGTGCGCTCCTCGCTATCGTTTACCGGAGATTTAGCTTGCAAGGTCTGAAGGAATCTGTTTACGCAACTATCAAAATTTCGAGCATGGTGCTGATAATAGCCGTGGGAGCCAGTATTTTCTGTGGCGTCTTTCTGGCCCTTGGCGGTGGCGATGTGATTACACGATTACTGCTGGGGCTGCCCTTTGGTCCTTATGGTGTCCTTGCCGTAATCATGTTCATCATCTTCCTTATGGGTTTTCTCATTGACTGGATTGCCATACTCTTAATCTTTATCCCCATTCTGGCTCCGATAATACCCACCCTTGGCTTCGATCCTCTCTGGTTTGCCCTGGTTTTTGCGGTTAATTTACAGACTTCCTTCCTGACGCCGCCTTTTGCCGTTTCCATATATTATCTCAAAGGAGTTGCTCCGCCTGAAGTTCAGCTCACTGAAATATTTAAGGGCGTTATCCCCTTCGTTGCGCTTCAGCTAATTGGTCTGGCTTTAGTTATCATATTCCCTCAGATAATTCTGTGGCTACCAGGCATTGTGTATGGTTAG